In Chitinophaga sp. H8, the sequence AGGCCGCAGGAACTGTACACTGAAGATCTCTTCTTCGTTATTTTTATCCAGCATAATGCTCCGGAAGTTCGGGTGCAGATCATACACGTCCGCATCCATCACCTCTTTATTGGCAGCAGCTGCTTTTTCCCATTTGGCCACATCTCCGGAAGGGTTAAACAAAGGGCTGGCACGGAACAGATGCACTCTCCCCAGGAAAGCCTTTGCAGAATATTGATTGGCTTTCCCTACATCTATAGTGGCACCTCCGTATGTTTTGGGCAACAGTTCAGCGGCTTCTTCCAGCTCACGAATGATGAAGTCAAAACACGCATCTGTTGTCTGCCGTTTTACGAACAGATCGTCCGTCAGCTCCTGCGGCTCGGTAATGATGGGTACGCCGCCGTACCTTTTTACCATGTTAAAATAATGCATCGCGCGAAGAAATTTCACCTGCCCTTTCAGCGCGGCTCTCTCCTCTTCTTCTACAGGTGCATCATCAATCTTTTCCAGGAACATATTAGCCTTCCGTATAGCCTCATAGGGCCAGTATTCCATGGGATTATTGTCGGCAAACCACTGTCCCTGCACTACATTCAGCGGATAGCCACCCCAGTAACTACGGGATTCGTCGGTGATATTATCATACAAGGTAGCGTCAAACGATGGTATGTCGAGGTACATATTGTTGACAAACAACTGCATCAATGCAGGATCTTTAAACACATTTTCTTCAGGAATAGCATTGGTAGCCTGCCGTTGCAAAAAGTCGCGTTTGCAGGCACACATGCAAATCAAGGCGGCCAGCAATAATATATGGTGATGTAATTTTTTCATAATGCTCGTGGATTAAAGGTCAGAAGGTGAGATTAACGCCCAGGTTCATGCTCCGCTGTTGTGGGTAGTAGGAACCGCTTGGATTTTCTACCTCCGGATCAAACATTTTCAGTTTGTCGATCAGGAAAAGGTTGGATCCGGAAAGATAAACCCGTAGCCTGTCCACTCCTATCCGCTTCATGGTTGCCGATGGCAACGTATAGCCTATGTCTACAGACCGCAGACGGATGTAACTCGCATCGCGCAGGTACAAACTGGAATTCTGCGAATTATTCGGATGAGGCCCTTCCCATGGCCGTGGGTAACGCGCATTGGGATTGTCCGGTGTCCAGTGATCTTTCAGGTCCACAAAGTTATTCCAGGATCCCCCCTGAAAAAAGGTTCTGGCCATACCGTCCAGCAAGCGGTTTACCTTCGTGGCGCCCTGGAACAGCACCGCAAAGTCGAAACCTTTTATGGAACCGCCGAATGACAAGCCACCAATCACTTTGGGCGTGCTGTTGTCCATGGATATAATAGTGATATCATTGGCGTCCACTTTTTTGTCACCGTTGATGTCTGCATATTTCACATCCCCAGGTTGCTGACCTCCATTGAATTGCGGATAATAGGATGCCACATCTTCGGCCGACTGGAAGTAGCCGAGCGCTTTGTAACCGGTGATAAAATTCAGTGGCCGTCCGGTTTGCAACAGATAGTCCGGAATGTTGGCAGGCTCATCGAGCGTGATCACTTTACTCCTGGCATAACTGCCGTTCAGGGTAATATAAAAGTCCAGTGCTCCTATACGGTTGCGATGTGTTAATGACAGCTCTATACCCTTGTTGTCTACCACGGCATAGTTCTCTGCCGGCAACTGTGCCCCCACTGTAGCCGGAATGGAGCGGATGCGTTTAAGAAGAATGTCGGAGGTGCGTTTGTAAAAGAGATCCACTACAAACTGGAGCTTGCTTTTCCATAAGGAGCCTTCCAGGCCCACATCAGCAATGGTAGCTGTTTCCCAGGTCACATCCGGATTTGGCAGAATACCAGGCGTAATACTGGTCAGCCCTTCACTGCCGGACACCAGGGTACCGGAAGGATTATAAACCTGCAGATACTGGAACGTAGGTGTTCTTCCAACATAAACGTTACGGTCATTGCCCACTTTCCCGTAGGATACCCGTAGCTTCAGATCATCCACGAATCCCATACCGGCACTATTGCGGATAAAAGATTCTTCCCCGATACGCCAGCCGGCGGAAACAGCAGGAAAGAAGCCATATTTTTTGCTTTCCGGAAAAGCCACCGAACCATCCCGGCGGAATGATGCTTCGAACAGGTAACGCTGTTTATACGTGTAGTTAACCCTTGCTACAGCGCTGCGCCGCCCATCGTTAAAGGAGCCACCGTTCGCATCCTTCTGCGCTTCTCCTCCGTAAAATAATTCATCGAGGTCTTTAGCCGGGAAGTTGGTTCTGAAGGCATAAAAGTTGTTGGCCTTCGCATCAAACTGCTCGAACAGCAACAACCCGCTAACATCATGCTCACCGAAGGTCCGTTGGTAATTCAGCGCGGCATTCAGGGTAATTGTATTGTATTCATCAAACCCCTGGTTAAGGGCGGTTTTACCATTCCATCCACCATACGGATAAATCTCCAGCGTATTCCCTTCCGCATCCTGCCGGTTCATGAGCACGGGTACGTTGTAATGTTTATTGTTCGAGTATTCTTTCCCAAAAGAAGCTTTTCCTGATACGGACAACCCTTCTATGAAAGGCAGCTTTTGTTTGAGAGATAAAGTGGCCTGCAGCACATTCACTTTAGTATTATTGTACCCTGTTTTGATCTCTTCCACGGGATGCTGTTCATGCGTGTAATAGATGGTACCATCAGGATTATAGGCCTTGTCCATGGGATAGGCGGCCACAATATCAGAGAAGATGGCTTCCGCTGCGTAGGCGCTCCCCTTGTGATCCCGCGTGCTGGCGTCGAAATCTGCGGAGATGGTGAGATTGCTGTTGATGTTCGCATCTACGTTGGAACGGATAGAGTACCGTTTGAAATTGATACGGTCGTACATACCGTCCTGGTTAAGGTAACCCAGCGAAAGATAATATTTGATGGCGTCGGAGCCACCATTTACGCTGATATTCTGTTGTGTCTGGAACGACTGGTCTTTCATCGTAAGGCCATACCAGTCCGTTTCGGGAATTACGCCTGTACGTATGTCTTCCAGCTCCTGGTCAGTGTACTGTGCAGGTTTGCCCATGTTCTTTACCGCCTCATTCTTCATGACGGCGTATTCGTAAGCGCTCAGTACATCCGGGTAACGGGTGGGCGACTGCAAGCCCACGAAGCCGTTGTAGTTGAAGGTGGGTTTCCCCGTGCTGCCCCGCTTTGTAGTAACGAGGATTACGCCATTGGCCGCCCTGGAGCCATATACAGCCGTAGCCGAGGCATCTTTCAAAATGGAAATGCTTTCTATTTCGTTGGGATCAATGAACTGGAAATCACGAACGATACCATCCACCAACACCAGCGCACTATTATCACCAAAAGTACTGGCTCCCCGGATAGAAATACTGGAGCCCGAACCTGGTTTCCCATTGCCATTCACCGCAATTAGACCAGGCAGGCGGCCTACAAGGGCATTGCTGACATTTGCCACCGGCGCCTTGCTCAGCTCTTTGGTATCAATAGAAGCAACAGCACTGGTAAGGCTGGTCTTTTTCTGCTTACCATACCCCACTACCACCACCTCTTCCAGTTTGCCGATATCTTTTGTCAGTTTAACATTCAGCGTAGACTGCCCACTCAGCGTTATCTCCCGGCTGGTATAACCCACCAGGGAAAATACCAGTACCTGATGCGGTTCAGATTCCGGTATTACAAACTGGTAAGTACCATCCTCCGAGGTGGAAGTACCTTTATTCGTGCCTTTCAGACCTATACTGACACCGGGAAGCCGTTCGCCGGTTTCCGCATCCGTTACCTGTCCGCCAACAGTAACAGGCTGCACTGCCTGCGTTATGACCGGCGGGGCAGGTGTGGTGTTCCGTTGCACAATAGGTTTTACCACCACTGTTTTTTCCACAATGGAATAAGTGAAGGGCTGATCCCTGAAACAAAGCTCCAGCACTTTTTCCAGCGACGCATTCTTCACCCGCAGGGATACCGGCTTTGCATTCGTCATCAGCTTACTGGTATACAAAAATAAATAGCCGCTCTGGTTGTATATTTCCTCAAATACCTTCTCCAGCTCCGCTCCTTTAGCGGAAAGGGAGAGTTTTTGAGAATAGGCCGTAGCACTTACCTGCATAGCGGCAACCAGTACAAAAAAAGTGACCAGCTTCATGATTAAAAAGAATTTCTGGGTACGACTCTTACAACGGCAAGAAAGCATGCCGGGGCAATCTGAATCTTCTTTCATAACTTTGGAATGTTTTTAGATAAAATCTGGTTTAGTCAATCCGGTTTAAGTCTAATCAACGATTATCCGGGAGCGTTGGTCCGCTCCTGGATTTTTTTATATTTTGGTTGTATTACATACTATCATGGAAGCACCGTTACTTTCTTTCCCTCCACACGGAATTTTGCCCCACCCGTCATCTCCAGCATCCCCAACACCTGCGAAAGCGGCACATTACGGGAGATCATGCCGGAAAACTTCGTATCCGTTGCTACACCACTATAAATAATCTCTACATTATACCAGCGCCCTATTTTCCGCATAACGTCTTCCAGGGATTCTTTTGAAAAGTGGAATAGATCATTTTTCCAGGCCAGCACATCTTTTATATTGGCCGCTCTTATCTCCAGCTGCTTTTTAGCTTTATCAAGACTGGCCTGCTTGCCAGGATACAGCAATTCCGCTCCGGCAT encodes:
- a CDS encoding RagB/SusD family nutrient uptake outer membrane protein gives rise to the protein MKKLHHHILLLAALICMCACKRDFLQRQATNAIPEENVFKDPALMQLFVNNMYLDIPSFDATLYDNITDESRSYWGGYPLNVVQGQWFADNNPMEYWPYEAIRKANMFLEKIDDAPVEEEERAALKGQVKFLRAMHYFNMVKRYGGVPIITEPQELTDDLFVKRQTTDACFDFIIRELEEAAELLPKTYGGATIDVGKANQYSAKAFLGRVHLFRASPLFNPSGDVAKWEKAAAANKEVMDADVYDLHPNFRSIMLDKNNEEEIFSVQFLRPYREHGWDSWAMPDSRSKQSAVCRSPLQEFVDAFEMKNGKAINEPGSGYDATNPYVNRDPRFDATLIVNGSTFGYQGLPVYMYVDAPIDGINKPYATITGYLMRKGTNESNKDYYGNSGSDQNWQELRYAEVLLNYAEARNEVLGAPDQSVYDAIERIRQRAGLTPYQLPAGLSKTVMRERIRHERYIELAFEQKRYWDLRRWKIAADKLNGKTFHAMYITRQNNGTYTYEAKPATQGPYVFQEKMYFMPIPQREIEKNPNLEQNTGW
- a CDS encoding TonB-dependent receptor gives rise to the protein MKEDSDCPGMLSCRCKSRTQKFFLIMKLVTFFVLVAAMQVSATAYSQKLSLSAKGAELEKVFEEIYNQSGYLFLYTSKLMTNAKPVSLRVKNASLEKVLELCFRDQPFTYSIVEKTVVVKPIVQRNTTPAPPVITQAVQPVTVGGQVTDAETGERLPGVSIGLKGTNKGTSTSEDGTYQFVIPESEPHQVLVFSLVGYTSREITLSGQSTLNVKLTKDIGKLEEVVVVGYGKQKKTSLTSAVASIDTKELSKAPVANVSNALVGRLPGLIAVNGNGKPGSGSSISIRGASTFGDNSALVLVDGIVRDFQFIDPNEIESISILKDASATAVYGSRAANGVILVTTKRGSTGKPTFNYNGFVGLQSPTRYPDVLSAYEYAVMKNEAVKNMGKPAQYTDQELEDIRTGVIPETDWYGLTMKDQSFQTQQNISVNGGSDAIKYYLSLGYLNQDGMYDRINFKRYSIRSNVDANINSNLTISADFDASTRDHKGSAYAAEAIFSDIVAAYPMDKAYNPDGTIYYTHEQHPVEEIKTGYNNTKVNVLQATLSLKQKLPFIEGLSVSGKASFGKEYSNNKHYNVPVLMNRQDAEGNTLEIYPYGGWNGKTALNQGFDEYNTITLNAALNYQRTFGEHDVSGLLLFEQFDAKANNFYAFRTNFPAKDLDELFYGGEAQKDANGGSFNDGRRSAVARVNYTYKQRYLFEASFRRDGSVAFPESKKYGFFPAVSAGWRIGEESFIRNSAGMGFVDDLKLRVSYGKVGNDRNVYVGRTPTFQYLQVYNPSGTLVSGSEGLTSITPGILPNPDVTWETATIADVGLEGSLWKSKLQFVVDLFYKRTSDILLKRIRSIPATVGAQLPAENYAVVDNKGIELSLTHRNRIGALDFYITLNGSYARSKVITLDEPANIPDYLLQTGRPLNFITGYKALGYFQSAEDVASYYPQFNGGQQPGDVKYADINGDKKVDANDITIISMDNSTPKVIGGLSFGGSIKGFDFAVLFQGATKVNRLLDGMARTFFQGGSWNNFVDLKDHWTPDNPNARYPRPWEGPHPNNSQNSSLYLRDASYIRLRSVDIGYTLPSATMKRIGVDRLRVYLSGSNLFLIDKLKMFDPEVENPSGSYYPQQRSMNLGVNLTF